In a single window of the Hippocampus zosterae strain Florida chromosome 6, ASM2543408v3, whole genome shotgun sequence genome:
- the rorb gene encoding nuclear receptor ROR-beta isoform X2: MRAQIEVIPCKICGDKSSGIHYGVITCEGCKGFFRRSQQNNASYSCPRQRNCLIDRTNRNRCQHCRLQKCLALGMSRDAVKFGRMSKKQRDSLYAEVQKHQARLQEQRQQQTGEAEALARVYSSSLTNGLSTLNHEIGGTYANGHVIDLPKGGHSNGAGLPGGYYGMDSTQPSPDQSGLDMSGMKHIKQEPVYDLTPVPNLFSYGGYQDSQLGHNNVSMGELDRIAQNIIKSHLETCQYTSEELQQLAWQTHSYEEVKMYQSKPRDVLWQQCAIQITHAIQYVVEFAKRISGFMELCQNDQILLLKSGCLEVVLVRMCRAFNPLNNTVLFEGKYGGMQMFKALGCDDLVSAVFDFAKSLCSLQLTEEEIALFSAAVLISTDRPWLMEPRKVQKLQEKIYFTLQHIMQKNHMDEDALAKLISRIPTLSALCTLHTEELQAFQQLHPETVNVLFPPLYKELFNPDPNSAMAMPK, encoded by the exons CCCAAATCGAAGTAATACCATGCAAAATTTGCGGAGACAAATCATCAGGGATCCACTACGGAGTCATCACATGTGAGGGTTGTAAG GGATTCTTCAGAAGGAGTCAGCAGAACAACGCATCCTACTCCTGCCCCCGCCAGAGGAACTGTCTCATCGACAGAACAAACCGCAACCGATGCCAACACTGCCGCCTTCAGAAGTGTCTAGCCCTAGGAATGTCCAGAGATG CTGTTAAATTTGGCCGTATGTCCAAGAAACAACGTGACAGTCTGTATGCAGAGGTCCAAAAGCACCAGGCACGACTACAGGAACAGCGGCAGCAACAGACAGGGGAAGCGGAGGCTTTGGCACGTGTTTACTCATCTAGCCTAACCAATGGACTGTCAACCCTCAACCATGAGATTGGGGGCACTTATGCCAATGGGCATGTCATTGACCTGCCCAAGGGTGGCCACAGTAATGGCGCTGGACTTCCAGGGGGCTACTATGGGATGGACTCCACCCAGCCATCTCCAGACCAGTCCGGTTTGGATATGTCAGGCATGAAGCACATTAAACAGGAGCCGGTGTACGACCTGACACCAGTGCCCAACCTGTTCAGCTACGGAGGCTACCAGGACAGTCAACTGGGACACAACAACGTCAGCATGGGAGAACTAG ACCGCATTGCTCAGAATATCATCAAGTCTCATCTGGAGACGTGTCAGTACACCTCGGAGGAGCTACAGCAGTTGGCCTGGCAGACACATTCCTATGAGGAAGTCAAAATGTATCAGAGCAAG CCTCGGGACGTGTTGTGGCAGCAGTGTGCCATTCAGATCACACATGCCATCCAGTATGTGGTCGAGTTCGCCAAGCGCATCTCAGGGTTTATGGAATTGTGTCAAAATGACCAGATCCTCTTGCTGAAATCAG GTTGTTTAGAGGTGGTCCTGGTGAGGATGTGCAGGGCCTTCAACCCTCTTAACAACACTGTGCTCTTTGAGGGGAAGTACGGAGGCATGCAGATGTTCAAAGCTCTCG gtTGTGATGACTTAGTGAGCGCGGTGTTTGACTTTGCCAAGAGTTTGTGCTCATTGCAGCTGACGGAGGAGGAGATCGCTCTCTTCTCGGCAGCTGTCCTAATTTCCACAG ATCGTCCGTGGTTGATGGAGCCCCGCAAAGTCCAGAAACTCCAGGAGAAGATCTACTTTACTTTGCAGCACATTATGCAGAAGAACCACATGGACGAAGACGCCTTGGCTAAG TTGATCAGTCGTATCCCAACATTGTCTGCTCTGTGTACGCTCCACACGGAGGAGCTTCAAGCCTTCCAGCAGCTTCATCCGGAAACAGTCAACGTTCTCTTCCCGCCGCTCTATAAAGAACTCTTCAATCCCGACCCGAACTCTGCCATGGCCATGCCCAAGTGA
- the rorb gene encoding nuclear receptor ROR-beta isoform X1 produces the protein MTGENTQATGAPVCYTETASVADILCLWFWLYMELPIHTQIEVIPCKICGDKSSGIHYGVITCEGCKGFFRRSQQNNASYSCPRQRNCLIDRTNRNRCQHCRLQKCLALGMSRDAVKFGRMSKKQRDSLYAEVQKHQARLQEQRQQQTGEAEALARVYSSSLTNGLSTLNHEIGGTYANGHVIDLPKGGHSNGAGLPGGYYGMDSTQPSPDQSGLDMSGMKHIKQEPVYDLTPVPNLFSYGGYQDSQLGHNNVSMGELDRIAQNIIKSHLETCQYTSEELQQLAWQTHSYEEVKMYQSKPRDVLWQQCAIQITHAIQYVVEFAKRISGFMELCQNDQILLLKSGCLEVVLVRMCRAFNPLNNTVLFEGKYGGMQMFKALGCDDLVSAVFDFAKSLCSLQLTEEEIALFSAAVLISTDRPWLMEPRKVQKLQEKIYFTLQHIMQKNHMDEDALAKLISRIPTLSALCTLHTEELQAFQQLHPETVNVLFPPLYKELFNPDPNSAMAMPK, from the exons ATGACAGGCGAAAATACACAAGCAACAGGTGCGCCAGTGTGTTACACGGAAACAGCTTCTGTTGCTGATATACTCTGTCTTTGGTTTTGGCTGTACATGGAGCTGCCTATACACA CCCAAATCGAAGTAATACCATGCAAAATTTGCGGAGACAAATCATCAGGGATCCACTACGGAGTCATCACATGTGAGGGTTGTAAG GGATTCTTCAGAAGGAGTCAGCAGAACAACGCATCCTACTCCTGCCCCCGCCAGAGGAACTGTCTCATCGACAGAACAAACCGCAACCGATGCCAACACTGCCGCCTTCAGAAGTGTCTAGCCCTAGGAATGTCCAGAGATG CTGTTAAATTTGGCCGTATGTCCAAGAAACAACGTGACAGTCTGTATGCAGAGGTCCAAAAGCACCAGGCACGACTACAGGAACAGCGGCAGCAACAGACAGGGGAAGCGGAGGCTTTGGCACGTGTTTACTCATCTAGCCTAACCAATGGACTGTCAACCCTCAACCATGAGATTGGGGGCACTTATGCCAATGGGCATGTCATTGACCTGCCCAAGGGTGGCCACAGTAATGGCGCTGGACTTCCAGGGGGCTACTATGGGATGGACTCCACCCAGCCATCTCCAGACCAGTCCGGTTTGGATATGTCAGGCATGAAGCACATTAAACAGGAGCCGGTGTACGACCTGACACCAGTGCCCAACCTGTTCAGCTACGGAGGCTACCAGGACAGTCAACTGGGACACAACAACGTCAGCATGGGAGAACTAG ACCGCATTGCTCAGAATATCATCAAGTCTCATCTGGAGACGTGTCAGTACACCTCGGAGGAGCTACAGCAGTTGGCCTGGCAGACACATTCCTATGAGGAAGTCAAAATGTATCAGAGCAAG CCTCGGGACGTGTTGTGGCAGCAGTGTGCCATTCAGATCACACATGCCATCCAGTATGTGGTCGAGTTCGCCAAGCGCATCTCAGGGTTTATGGAATTGTGTCAAAATGACCAGATCCTCTTGCTGAAATCAG GTTGTTTAGAGGTGGTCCTGGTGAGGATGTGCAGGGCCTTCAACCCTCTTAACAACACTGTGCTCTTTGAGGGGAAGTACGGAGGCATGCAGATGTTCAAAGCTCTCG gtTGTGATGACTTAGTGAGCGCGGTGTTTGACTTTGCCAAGAGTTTGTGCTCATTGCAGCTGACGGAGGAGGAGATCGCTCTCTTCTCGGCAGCTGTCCTAATTTCCACAG ATCGTCCGTGGTTGATGGAGCCCCGCAAAGTCCAGAAACTCCAGGAGAAGATCTACTTTACTTTGCAGCACATTATGCAGAAGAACCACATGGACGAAGACGCCTTGGCTAAG TTGATCAGTCGTATCCCAACATTGTCTGCTCTGTGTACGCTCCACACGGAGGAGCTTCAAGCCTTCCAGCAGCTTCATCCGGAAACAGTCAACGTTCTCTTCCCGCCGCTCTATAAAGAACTCTTCAATCCCGACCCGAACTCTGCCATGGCCATGCCCAAGTGA